In Porites lutea chromosome 7, jaPorLute2.1, whole genome shotgun sequence, a single window of DNA contains:
- the LOC140944250 gene encoding ubiquitin carboxyl-terminal hydrolase 34-like, translated as MFLHPSFLDSPKGVEESYDAAVTEYFQPYHSFVDKLLRFGFNQDKVPDHVIACSCLLAVEAISLHFTYFSKLWMEVYQKAGENTKYSSCIKQLCQQPEFLEYIELILLDERESLNVRDIYTFLCCFFPRVSKQVLVNQWTNLVKTLVTTVIADRPAAEKASDADLCVIAKRLTAELRAMSLLFSVREPQKSDISPLLQPSLDALLSVCRRYQNKKQENAKATRAASETEQQQKNEESEDKKTGGEAEPVKKRRRTLEGEEQTSSKGASASSDVPGPSKDDDNVAGRKREKVQSSSQKQSPKSGSIWGSRPPTDCVDSLVKAIQSAITKIPV; from the exons ATGTTCCTACATCCTTCGTTCCTCGATTCACCAAAG GGAGTCGAGGAGTCCTACGACGCAGCTGTAACTGAATATTTTCAACCTTATCATTCGTTTGTGGATAAACTTCTTCGGTTTGGATTCAATCAGGATAAAGTACCCGATCATGTTATAGCTTGTA GCTGCCTTCTTGCGGTGGAAGCTATTTCGCTTCACTTCACTTACTTTAGCAAGCTCTGGATGGAAGTGTACCAGAAGGCTGGTGAG aatacAAAATACAGCAGTTGTATAAAGCAGCTGTGTCAGCAGCCGGAATTCTTAGAG TACATAGAACTGATCTTACTAGATGAACGGGAAAGTCTGAATGTGCGGGATATCTACACGTTCCTTTGCTGTTTCTTTCCGAGG GTGTCTAAGCAGGTGTTGGTAAATCAGTGGACTAACTTAGTCAAGACACTTGTAACGACAGTAATTGCCGACAGACCTGCAGCGGAGAAGGCGAGTGACGCGGATCTGTGTGTTATAGCCAAGAGACTTACTGCG GAACTCCGAGCAATGTCTCTACTGTTCTCTGTTCGGGAGCCGCAGAAGTCCGACATCAGCCCACTACTACAGCCGAGTCTTGATGCACTTCTGTCAGTCTGTCGCAggtatcaaaacaaaaaacaagaaaatgcaaAGGCCACGCGCGCTGCGAGCGAGACTGAGCAACAGCAGAAAAACGAAGAGTCCGAGGACAAGAAGACAGGTGGAGAGGCGGAGCCGGTGAAAAAGCGAAGGAGAACGTTAGAAGGCGAAGAACAAACAAGTTCTAAAGGAGCATCCGCATCGTCTGATGTGCCAGGACCTAGCAAGGATGATGACAACGTTGCTGGTCGGAAAAGGGAGAAAGTCCAGAGTAGCTCCCAAAAACAATCCCCAAAGAGTGGATCAATTTGGGGCTCAAGGCCGCCAACTGATTGTGTGGACTCGCTAGTTAAAGCTATTCAAAGCGCTATCACCAAAATCCCTGTATAG